The Candidatus Zixiibacteriota bacterium region GCGGCACGGCGGTCGGTACCGGCTTGAACGCCCATCCGGAGTTTGCCGAGCGAGCGGCCGCGGCCATTGCCCAGCTAACCGGTAAATCGTTCGTGACGGCGCCGAACAAATTCGAATCTCTGGCCGCGCACGATGCTATTGTCGAAGCTTCCGGCGTGATGAAAACACTCGCCTGTTCGCTGATGAAAATCGCCAACGATGTTCGTTGGCTTGGCAGCGGTCCGCGCTGCGGTATCGGCGAACTCAACCTGCCGGCCAACGAGCCGGGGTCGTCGATCATGCCGGGTAAGGTCAATCCGACCCAGTGCGAGGCTATGACCATGGTGTGCGCACAGGTGATCGGCAACGACGTGGCCGTCAACGTCGGTGGTTCATCCGGCAATTTCGAACTGAACGTGTTCAAACCGGTAATGATCTACAATCTGTTGCAGTCGATCCGACTGCTGGCCGATGCCTGCGAGATGTTCGATGAAAAATGCGCGGTCGGACTTGAACCGAACAAAGATAGCATCCAGAAGCATCTGACCAACTCGCTGATGTTGGTCACGGCCTTGAATCCTCACATCGGTTACGACAACGCCGCCAAAGTCGCCAAGAAAGCACACGCCGAGGGCAGTACGCTCAAAGAATCCGTGGTTGCGTTGGGCTTGTTGACCGAAGAAGAGTTCGAGGCCAAGGTCCGCCCCGAGAACATGACCGGCCCGAAGGCGTAGCGGCGCAGGTTGTAGCCGCCTCTCTGTCATTCCCGCGAAGGCGGGGCGATAAATCGCTTTTTTACGCTTCGCGCCCCTTCTGTCATTCCCGCGAAGGCGGGAATCCATCTGTGTTTATCGTGTGCGTGGTGTAGGTCCTCATGCGCCGCGTATTGTGTCCGCTGAGTCTTCAGACTCAGTAGGTGGCCGGACGTCCGGCCGATGGGTGGCACCCTCAAAGCCGCTTTGGGGGTGACGGCGAGCCTGTTTTTGCACCTCGTGCGTTTACAACCTCATCCTGAGCGGAGTCGAAGGATGAACCCACACTTTGTCATTCCCGCGAAGGCGGGAATCCATCTGTATAAATTGTGTGCGCGGTGTTTGTCCTCATGCGCCGCGGGAAACCGGTGCAGAC contains the following coding sequences:
- the fumC gene encoding class II fumarate hydratase translates to MEFRTESDTMGDMKVPADKYYGCQTARSLTNFKIGTETMPREIIRAMGILKKAACMVNMDLGKMPKDKGELILTAADEVIAGKLDDHFPLVVWQTGSGTQSNMNSNEVISNRAIELAGGKLGSKDPVHPNDHVNMGQSSNDTFPTAMHIAAVEEIHRRLIPMVTQLRDTLQKKSEEFADIIKIGRTHLMDATPLTLGQEFSGYSAALSLGLDRIDDCLKRLYPLALGGTAVGTGLNAHPEFAERAAAAIAQLTGKSFVTAPNKFESLAAHDAIVEASGVMKTLACSLMKIANDVRWLGSGPRCGIGELNLPANEPGSSIMPGKVNPTQCEAMTMVCAQVIGNDVAVNVGGSSGNFELNVFKPVMIYNLLQSIRLLADACEMFDEKCAVGLEPNKDSIQKHLTNSLMLVTALNPHIGYDNAAKVAKKAHAEGSTLKESVVALGLLTEEEFEAKVRPENMTGPKA